The Dunckerocampus dactyliophorus isolate RoL2022-P2 chromosome 1, RoL_Ddac_1.1, whole genome shotgun sequence genome has a segment encoding these proteins:
- the apeh gene encoding acylamino-acid-releasing enzyme isoform X2 produces the protein MELEVMTKPEEIAKLYRQLSLFPSLTRADVGPVITSQYGGKYSNIYTEWSQRDLERNEIVKFCKQYIVFHDDKSVVFSAPSGNCTEVQGVLLSQDAPSGEMKAVVRKSTIKGEDNQFLEIWSKNIKVKSINLTSLKKHGKVYHDENFGCLVWSHSETHLLYVAEKKRLKAESFFQKESSVLSSTVDEEESSERKAVKGEQFVFYEDWGETLVHKSHPVLCVLDIESNNVSVLEGVPENISPGQAFWAPSDTGVVFVGWWHEPFRLGLKFCPNRRSSLFYVDLTGGKCEQLSSGTSGVSSPRLSPDQCRIVYQEYSVYGPHMQCSRLCMYDWYTKKTSVVVDVVKRPGQDGFTGIYCTQLPPKCWSADSQHIIVSCPQRSRKELLMVDINTRNVTSLTSKSDMGSWHLLTVERDLIVASCSSPNCPPSLRVGFLPGSDSQEELVWITLEESQTLPEIAWQILTFSPPPEQDNSQYPGLDFEALLIKPKDLKDDVKLPLIVYPHGGPHSVIVADWLLSSAVLCRMGFAVLLVNYRGSLGFGQDNILSLPGNVGTQDVKDVQFAVECVLKGDEFDSEKLAVFGGSHGGFLACHLIGQYPGFYKACVALNPVVNLASMVGSTDIPDWCMFVTGYDYGTDSLHDPAVWEQMLNKSPIKLTPQVQTPVLLLLGEDDKRVPHKQGIEYYKALKTKQVPVRLLMYPGNNHSLSNVDAESDGFVNTAVWITQHLALK, from the exons ATGGAGTTAGAG GTGATGACCAAACCGGAGGAAATCGCCAAACTGTACAGACAGCTCAGCCTCTTTCCCTCATTGACCAGGGCAGACGTAGGACCTGTTATCACCTCCCAGTACGGAGGCAAATACAGCAACATATACACAG AATGGAGCCAGCGTGATCTGGAGAGGAATGAGATTGTCAAGTTTTGCAAGCAGTACATTGTGTTCCATGATGACAAGTCAGTGGTCTTCTCGGCGCCATCAGGGAACTGCACTGAGGTCCAAGGAGT GTTGCTAAGTCAAGATGCCCCTTCTGGAGAAATGAAGGCTGTTGTGAGGAAGAGCACAATCAAAGGGGAGGACAACCAGTTCCTGGAG ATCTGGAGTAAAAACATCAAGGTGAAAAGCATCAATTTAACATCTTTAAAGAAGCATGGAAAAGTTTATCATGATG AAAACTTTGGTTGCTTGGTGTGGTCCCACTCGGAGACCCACCTCCTATATGTGGCTGAGAAAAAGAGACTCAAGGCAGAGTCTTTCTTCCAG AAGGAGTCTTCAGTGCTGTCTTCTACTGTGGATGAAGAAGAGTCTTCAGAGAGAAAGGCTGTCAAA GGGGAGCAGTTTGTGTTCTATGAGGACTGGGGAGAGACACTAGTTCATAAGAGCCACCCAGTGCTCTGTGTTCTGGACATTGAGAGCAATAACGTTTCTGTGTTAGAGGGGGTGCCTGAGAACATCTCACCAGGACAG GCGTTTTGGGCGCCTAGTGACACAGGTGTGGTGTTTGTTGGATGGTGGCACGAGCCCTTCAGACTTGGCCTCAAGTTCTGTCCTAACAGGAG GTCGTCTTTGTTCTATGTAGACCTCACTGGAGGGAAATGTG AGCAGTTGTCATCTGGAACCAGTGGAGTGTCCTCGCCCAGGCTGAGCCCAGACCAGTGTCGAATTGTCTATCAAGAATATTCTGTTTATGGACCACACATGCAGTGTAGCCGACTATGTATG TATGATTGGTATACTAAGAAGACCTCAGTGGTGGTGGATGTGGTGAAAAGACCAGGACAGG ATGGCTTCACTGGCATCTACTGCACTCAGCTGCCACCTAAATGCTGGTCAGCTGACAGTCAGCATATTATTGTTTCCTGTCCTCAGCGCAGCCGCAAG GAGCTTCTGATGGTGGATATAAATACaaggaatgtcacttctctgacATCGA AGTCCGACATGGGTTCCTGGCATCTGCTGACAGTGGAGAGAGATCTGATAGTGGCAAGCTGCTCTTCTCCAAACTGCCCTCCAAGTCTG AGGGTAGGTTTCCTTCCGGGCAGCGATTCTCAGGAGGAACTTGTCTGGATTACACTGGAGGAATCTCAGACATTGCCGGAAATTGCTTGGCAGATCTTGACTTTCAGCCCTCCCCCAGAGCAAGACAACAGTCAGTACC CTGGCCTTGACTTTGAAGCTTTGCTGATTAAACCAAAGGATTTGAAGGATGATGTGAAGCTGCCTCTTATTGTGTATCCTCATG GTGGTCCACACTCAGTGATTGTAGCGGACTGGCTTCTATCCAGCGCTGTGCTCTGCAGGATGGGCTTTGCTGTGTTATTAG TGAACTATCGTGGCTCGCTTGGATTTGGCCAAGACAATATCCTGTCGTTGCCTGGCAATGTTGGCACTCAGGACGTCAAAGATGTTCaa TTTGCAGTTGAATGTGTTCTCAAAGGTGATGAGTTCGATAGTGAGAAGCTGGCAGTTTTTGGCGGTTCCCATGGTGGTTTCTTAGCCTGTCATCTTATTGGCCAATATCCCGGTTTCTACAAGGCTTGTGTAGCTCTCAACCCTGTTGTCAATTTGGCCTCTATGGTTGGCAGCACCGACATCCCAGACTG GTGCATGTTTGTGACTGGCTATGACTACGGCACAGATAGTCTACATGACCCTGCTGTTTGGGAACAAATGTTGAACAAATCTCCAATCAAACTTACTCCACAG GTGCAGACACCTGTCTTACTCCTATTAGGGGAAGATGACAAGCGTGTGCCCCACAAACAAGGAATCGAATATTACAAAGCTTTGAAAACAAAGCAGGTCCCAGTCCG TTTACTGATGTACCCAGGAAACAACCACTCCCTATCCAATGTGGATGCTGAGTCTGATGGCTTTGTGAACACCGCTGTATGGATCACACAACACTTGGCACTGAAATAA
- the apeh gene encoding acylamino-acid-releasing enzyme isoform X1, with amino-acid sequence MNRALSWRQLVQLRRSLSCCASCCQVMTKPEEIAKLYRQLSLFPSLTRADVGPVITSQYGGKYSNIYTEWSQRDLERNEIVKFCKQYIVFHDDKSVVFSAPSGNCTEVQGVLLSQDAPSGEMKAVVRKSTIKGEDNQFLEIWSKNIKVKSINLTSLKKHGKVYHDENFGCLVWSHSETHLLYVAEKKRLKAESFFQKESSVLSSTVDEEESSERKAVKGEQFVFYEDWGETLVHKSHPVLCVLDIESNNVSVLEGVPENISPGQAFWAPSDTGVVFVGWWHEPFRLGLKFCPNRRSSLFYVDLTGGKCEQLSSGTSGVSSPRLSPDQCRIVYQEYSVYGPHMQCSRLCMYDWYTKKTSVVVDVVKRPGQDGFTGIYCTQLPPKCWSADSQHIIVSCPQRSRKELLMVDINTRNVTSLTSKSDMGSWHLLTVERDLIVASCSSPNCPPSLRVGFLPGSDSQEELVWITLEESQTLPEIAWQILTFSPPPEQDNSQYPGLDFEALLIKPKDLKDDVKLPLIVYPHGGPHSVIVADWLLSSAVLCRMGFAVLLVNYRGSLGFGQDNILSLPGNVGTQDVKDVQFAVECVLKGDEFDSEKLAVFGGSHGGFLACHLIGQYPGFYKACVALNPVVNLASMVGSTDIPDWCMFVTGYDYGTDSLHDPAVWEQMLNKSPIKLTPQVQTPVLLLLGEDDKRVPHKQGIEYYKALKTKQVPVRLLMYPGNNHSLSNVDAESDGFVNTAVWITQHLALK; translated from the exons ATGAACAGGGCATTGTCTTGGCGACAATTGGTGCAGCTTAGGCGTAGTTTGAGTTGTTGTGCCTCATGTTGTCAGGTGATGACCAAACCGGAGGAAATCGCCAAACTGTACAGACAGCTCAGCCTCTTTCCCTCATTGACCAGGGCAGACGTAGGACCTGTTATCACCTCCCAGTACGGAGGCAAATACAGCAACATATACACAG AATGGAGCCAGCGTGATCTGGAGAGGAATGAGATTGTCAAGTTTTGCAAGCAGTACATTGTGTTCCATGATGACAAGTCAGTGGTCTTCTCGGCGCCATCAGGGAACTGCACTGAGGTCCAAGGAGT GTTGCTAAGTCAAGATGCCCCTTCTGGAGAAATGAAGGCTGTTGTGAGGAAGAGCACAATCAAAGGGGAGGACAACCAGTTCCTGGAG ATCTGGAGTAAAAACATCAAGGTGAAAAGCATCAATTTAACATCTTTAAAGAAGCATGGAAAAGTTTATCATGATG AAAACTTTGGTTGCTTGGTGTGGTCCCACTCGGAGACCCACCTCCTATATGTGGCTGAGAAAAAGAGACTCAAGGCAGAGTCTTTCTTCCAG AAGGAGTCTTCAGTGCTGTCTTCTACTGTGGATGAAGAAGAGTCTTCAGAGAGAAAGGCTGTCAAA GGGGAGCAGTTTGTGTTCTATGAGGACTGGGGAGAGACACTAGTTCATAAGAGCCACCCAGTGCTCTGTGTTCTGGACATTGAGAGCAATAACGTTTCTGTGTTAGAGGGGGTGCCTGAGAACATCTCACCAGGACAG GCGTTTTGGGCGCCTAGTGACACAGGTGTGGTGTTTGTTGGATGGTGGCACGAGCCCTTCAGACTTGGCCTCAAGTTCTGTCCTAACAGGAG GTCGTCTTTGTTCTATGTAGACCTCACTGGAGGGAAATGTG AGCAGTTGTCATCTGGAACCAGTGGAGTGTCCTCGCCCAGGCTGAGCCCAGACCAGTGTCGAATTGTCTATCAAGAATATTCTGTTTATGGACCACACATGCAGTGTAGCCGACTATGTATG TATGATTGGTATACTAAGAAGACCTCAGTGGTGGTGGATGTGGTGAAAAGACCAGGACAGG ATGGCTTCACTGGCATCTACTGCACTCAGCTGCCACCTAAATGCTGGTCAGCTGACAGTCAGCATATTATTGTTTCCTGTCCTCAGCGCAGCCGCAAG GAGCTTCTGATGGTGGATATAAATACaaggaatgtcacttctctgacATCGA AGTCCGACATGGGTTCCTGGCATCTGCTGACAGTGGAGAGAGATCTGATAGTGGCAAGCTGCTCTTCTCCAAACTGCCCTCCAAGTCTG AGGGTAGGTTTCCTTCCGGGCAGCGATTCTCAGGAGGAACTTGTCTGGATTACACTGGAGGAATCTCAGACATTGCCGGAAATTGCTTGGCAGATCTTGACTTTCAGCCCTCCCCCAGAGCAAGACAACAGTCAGTACC CTGGCCTTGACTTTGAAGCTTTGCTGATTAAACCAAAGGATTTGAAGGATGATGTGAAGCTGCCTCTTATTGTGTATCCTCATG GTGGTCCACACTCAGTGATTGTAGCGGACTGGCTTCTATCCAGCGCTGTGCTCTGCAGGATGGGCTTTGCTGTGTTATTAG TGAACTATCGTGGCTCGCTTGGATTTGGCCAAGACAATATCCTGTCGTTGCCTGGCAATGTTGGCACTCAGGACGTCAAAGATGTTCaa TTTGCAGTTGAATGTGTTCTCAAAGGTGATGAGTTCGATAGTGAGAAGCTGGCAGTTTTTGGCGGTTCCCATGGTGGTTTCTTAGCCTGTCATCTTATTGGCCAATATCCCGGTTTCTACAAGGCTTGTGTAGCTCTCAACCCTGTTGTCAATTTGGCCTCTATGGTTGGCAGCACCGACATCCCAGACTG GTGCATGTTTGTGACTGGCTATGACTACGGCACAGATAGTCTACATGACCCTGCTGTTTGGGAACAAATGTTGAACAAATCTCCAATCAAACTTACTCCACAG GTGCAGACACCTGTCTTACTCCTATTAGGGGAAGATGACAAGCGTGTGCCCCACAAACAAGGAATCGAATATTACAAAGCTTTGAAAACAAAGCAGGTCCCAGTCCG TTTACTGATGTACCCAGGAAACAACCACTCCCTATCCAATGTGGATGCTGAGTCTGATGGCTTTGTGAACACCGCTGTATGGATCACACAACACTTGGCACTGAAATAA
- the tlr9 gene encoding toll-like receptor 9, whose protein sequence is MLLQMDPEKEKPAMSAMVLLNLLTISQLLRFVITINVTLLPCDSDVNSTVVDCSNRPLSAVPRIISTNVISINISETGIQQLRPQDFFDVPNLHTLDMTGNCPLPYWRSIKYAFCVVKIPKSALKSLQNLKYLYLSGNSLTSIPQLPRSLIVLDLKNNQIFNISKPFNTPHLQKLFLTRNCFYANPCNHSATISEEVFDQLPQLKTLNLGYNNLTAVPKGLPVSLESLDLRENTITEILERAFAHLTSLKYLNLAWNCQRCDHAARPCFPCPQNKSLQLNPLSFYSKNSSITYLSLRGNSLKTIPEGLFRTLKNLKELDLSDNFLSYPIRNGTFFTDLIHLTSVNFIYNNEPLQTFSNMTLSPYITSMSNLQELKLSGNFFHTIPSETLDLLSKLKHLKRLELRMNFMESLDLEAFGRIPSLVFVDLSQNMLSFTQCWIYPSSECLSEQGCQSQSLYKYAYHEPSQTLVDQDISFGSDMRESNQLNMLEMLDENDFRFKKLWDFSIESCHNRLTFDLSQNNIMYLNDSLFIGMENAACLDLSLNYINLPLKGNQFARLKNLVVLNLSYNRLDLYYKDAFSDLKNTLRVLDISNNQFHFKMKGMGHHFAFLSNLINLQVLSLADNDIGIRIDDGLNSNSLKYLYFSGNELAIMWHPDNSRYTSFFQNLTSLIHLDISNNKLKFISSEVLCNLPRSIHSLNISNNKLSHFPWQNISALSNLMHLDLSQNHMKYLTQKGVQFPDNFSFLDLSHNRLKVIPQGFFSKAKSLQYLYLSYNQIKEFSIHFLPTPFKNGSALKQLTLHANPFRCDCETSWFADYLLTTPIKIPYLTTFVHCAYPESQQGKSVWSIDQRSCQDIYGSLPFFVCSFIVVIFTLLPLLKHLYGWDLWYCLHVFWAGIKGYSQLPGSDSLYHHDAFVVFDTSNLAVRDWVYKELLFHLENGGPRRFCLCLEERDWIPGLSCIDNLHNAVYNSVKTVFVLSSSVTNGETVNGITRQAFFMVQQRLLDEKVDVAVLVLLDEMFPKLKYLQLRKRLCRKSVLSWPRNPCAQPIFWNQLRMALASDNRKFYDNNMSESFY, encoded by the exons ATGTTACTTCAGATGGATCCTGAAAAAGAAAAGCCAGCAATGTCAGCAATG GTTCTGCTGAATCTCCTCACCATCAGTCAGCTTCTTCGATTTGTGATTACCATCAACGTCACTTTGCTCCCATGTGATTCTGATGTGAACTCCACTGTAGTGGACTGCAGCAACAGGCCTTTGAGTGCCGTCCCCAGGATCATTTCTACTAATGTTATATCAATCAATATCAGTGAGACTGGAATACAACAATTGCGCCCGCAAGATTTCTTTGATGTCCCAAACCTTCACACTCTGGACATGACTGGTAACTGCCCACTACCATACTGGAGGTCCATAAAATACGCCTTTTGTGTTGTGAAGATCCCCAAAAGTGCCTTAAAGAGCCTGCAGAATCTGAAGTATCTATATCTGTCAGGAAACAGCCTCACCTCTATACCCCAGTTACCCAGAAGCCTTATTGTTCTTGATCTAAAAAATAATCAGATCTTTAACATTAGCAAGCCTTTCAATACTCCACACCTACAAAAGCTTTTTCTCACCAGGAACTGCTTTTACGCAAATCCCTGCAACCATTCTGCCACAATCAGTGAGGAGGTTTTCGATCAGCTTCCTCAACTTAAAACTCTTAACTTAGGGTACAATAATTTAACAGCGGTCCCTAAAGGACTGCCAGTTTCACTTGAGAGCCTGGATTTAAGAGAAAATACAATCACAGAGATTTTGGAAAGAGCATTTGCTCATCTGACAAGCCTTAAGTATTTGAATCTAGCGTGGAATTGCCAGCGCTGTGATCATGCAGCCAGACCGTGTTTTCCTTGCCCACAGAATAAGTCATTACAACTGAATCCATTGTCATTCTATTCAAAGAATAGCTCTATCACATATCTATCTTTGAGGGGAAACTCTCTGAAAACAATTCCTGAAGGCCTTTTCAGAACTTTGAAAAATTTGAAAGAGTTAGATCTCTCTGACAACTTCCTGTCATATCCCATCCGTAATGGCACTTTCTTCACAGATTTGATTCACCTCACTTCAGTCAACTTCATCTATAACAACGAACCATTGCAGACGTTTTCAAATATGACTCTCTCACCGTATATTACAAGCATGTCTAATCTACAAGAGCTTAAACTGAGTGGGAATTTTTTCCATACAATTCCATCAGAGACTCTCGACCTGCTGTCAAAACTTAAACATCTGAAGAGGCTGGAATTGCGAATGAACTTCATGGAGTCTCTTGATTTGGAAGCTTTTGGACGAATACCTTCGCTAGTATTTGTTGACCTCTCCCAAAACATGCTGAGTTTCACCCAATGCTGGATATACCCCTCATCCGAGTGCTTGTCAGAGCAGGGTTGTCAGAGCCAGAGCTTGTATAAGTATGCATATCATGAGCCATCCCAGACCCTAGTCGATCAAGACATCTCCTTTGGAAGTGACATGAGGGAATCCAATCAGTTAAACATGCTAGAAATGCTGGATGAAAATGACTTTAGATTTAAAAAACTATGGGACTTCAGCATTGAGTCTTGCCAcaataggctgacttttgatcTTTCTCAAAATAACATAATGTATCTAAATGATTCTCTTTTCATCGGCATGGAAAATGCTGCTTGTTTAGACTTGTCCCTCAATTACATTAATCTGCCATTGAAAGGCAATCAATTTGCGAGACTGAAAAACTTAGTAGTCCTGAATCTTTCCTACAATAGACTTGATCTCTACTACAAAGATGCCTTTAGTGACCTTAAAAACACTCTAAGGGTATTAGACATAAGTAATAatcagtttcatttcaaaatgaagGGCATGGGTCATCATTTTGCGTTTCTTTCCAATCTGATAAATTTGCAAGTACTAAGTTTGGCGGACAATGACATTGGGATACGGATAGATGATGGACTAAATAGTAACTCTCTTAAGTACCTCTACTTCAGTGGAAATGAACTTGCCATCATGTGGCACCCTGATAACAGCAGATACACTAGCTTCTTCCAAAACCTAACAAGTCTCATCCATCTGGACATCTCAAACAACAAGCTCAAGTTCATTTCATCGGAGGTATTGTGCAATCTTCCAAGAAGCATTCACTCCCTCAATATCAGTAACAATAAGCTCTCCCATTTTCCATGGCAGAACATCTCAGCACTCAGCAACTTAATGCACCTAGACTTAAGTCAAAACCACATGAAATATTTGACTCAAAAAGGAGTTCAATTTCCagacaatttttcttttttggaccTCAGTCACAACCGATTAAAGGTGATTCCCCAGGGGTTCTTCAGTAAGGCGAAATCCTTGCAATACCTGTACCTCAGCTACAACCAGATTAAAGAGTTcagcatccattttcttcccacCCCCTTTAAAAATGGTAGTGCTCTTAAGCAACTCACTTTGCATGCTAATCCTTTTAGATGTGACTGTGAAACCTCCTGGTTTGCAGACTACTTGCTTACCACTCCAATAAAGATTCCTTATCTCACCACATTTGTACATTGTGCATACCCAGAGTCCCAACAAGGTAAGAGCGTATGGTCTATAGACCAACGTTCATGCCAGGACATATATGGCAGTTtaccattttttgtttgttccttcATTGTTGTAATATTCACTTTATTGCCCTTACTTAAGCATCTCTATGGCTGGGATCTGTGGTATTGCTTACATGTGTTCTGGGCTGGAATCAAAGGGTACTCCCAGCTGCCTGGTAGTGACTCCCTATACCACCATGATGCGTTTGTGGTGTTTGACACTAGTAACCTGGCAGTGAGAGACTGGGTCTACAAGGAGCTATTGTTCCACCTCGAGAACGGAGGTCCCAGGAGGTTCTGTCTCTGTTTGGAAGAAAGGGATTGGATACCTGGACTTTCATGCATTGACAATCTACACAATGCTGTTTATAACAGTGTGAAGACGGTATTTGTGCTGTCCAGCAGTGTTACCAATGGTGAGACCGTGAATGGTATCACCCGCCAGGCATTCTTCATGGTACAGCAGCGGCTCCTGGATGAGAAG GTGGATGTAGCGGTGCTTGTCCTATTGGATGAGATGTTTCCCAAACTGAAGTATCTTCAACTGAGGAAGAGGTTGTGCAGAAAGTCGGTGTTGTCCTGGCCCAGAAACCCATGTGCTCAGCCAAttttctggaaccaattgagaATGGCACTAGCATCAGATAACCGGAAATTCTATGACAACAACATGAGTGAAAGTTTCTATTAG